Below is a window of Nocardia asteroides DNA.
GTGTCGTGCCAGGTCAGGGCGAAATCGCGGATGCGCAGCTGGTACAGCAGGCTGCCGCCCTCCTCGTCGCCGAGGTGCGCGACCGTGTCGCACAGGTCGGCCGGGGTCGGCGGATGCTGCGCGATCCCGGACAGGTCCGGGATCGGGAAGAACGGCGCGGAACCGGCCTGGCTCCGATCGGGTGCGGTCATGGTCGAATGCAGGTGGCGCACCACGGTCATCGATACCGTGCCGTCGAGGGTTCGCTCGTAACTCTCACCGGTCGGCGATTGCGCCGAACCGAGTTCGGCACAGGCGATCTCGCTGCCGGCGGCCTGGGCGCGGATCGCTCGGCAATGTTCGGCGGTGCCGTAGACCATCGCCCCGGATTCCCGGGCGAGGAATCCCGCATCGGCGGCGTGGTCGAAATGGCCGTGGCCGATGAGGATGGCGACCGGGCGCAGGGCCGCGACCTCCTCTCGCGAGGTCGGGACGTATCCCGAGCTGGCACCGCGCGGCACCCAGGCATCGAGCAGCACGACCGTACCGCCGAGCGAGACGGCGAAGCTGGTGCAGCCGAACCATGACACGATCACCCGATCCGGTCGGGTCGCCCCACTCGCCTGATCGACGTTCTCGGCGCCGAAGAACCTGCTGCGGGCCGCGATCAGGGCGGCGTCCGCGGGCCCGGCTCCCGCGCGGCCACCGGCGGCGACGACAGCCCCCGCACCCAATCCCGCGACGAGCGCGGTTCTTCTGCTGATCACCGGATATTCCTCCGCCCTGGCCAATTTTTCGTCCGGTCCACACCGATGTCGGATCGGATCATTCGAGCAGTAAATCAGATTCATCCATGAATCCGATACGTTTTGCCATCGAGTAGCTGGGCCGCTCGTGGCGGCTCCGGCCTGGCAGGATCCGCGCACCCCCGCGATAGGGAACCCCGAACCGGATGAATCTTGTACTGTCGCAACCGATCAGATGTTGTGCCGCTGACGGCCGCTTCAGCCTCGGTGGCCGTTACTGTCGATTCTGCAGAGGAGCAAGGCCCGTGGCCGACGTGCACACCCCGGTGATCCGGACAGACATCCCCCATTCCGCCCGCATCTGGAACTACTGGATGGGCGGCAAGGACCACTACGAGATCGACAAGGTCGCCGGTGACGCCGGCCTGGCCGTCGACCCCGAGATCGCGACCATGGCCGTGCAGTCGCGGCAGTTCCTCATCCGCGCGGTGCGGTACCTGGCTCGCGAACGCGGCATCCGCCAGTTCCTCGACATCGGCACCGGGCTGCCGACCATGCAGAACACCCACGAGGTCGCCCAGGGTGTCACGCCCGACGCGCGCATCGTGTACGTCGACAACGACCCGCTGGTACTCACCCATGCCCGCGCGTTGCTGACCAGCACCACCCCCGAGGGCGTCACCACCTACATCGACGCCGACTTCCACGAGCCCGAGCGGATCGTCGCCGACGCCCGCAACGTGCTCAACTTCAACGAGCCGATCGCCGTGATGTTCATGGGCGTGCTGGGGCATGCCCGGACCTACGAGGACCTGCTGCGGATCGTGCGGACCGTGATCGGCGAGGTGCCCTCGGGCAGCTACCTGATCATGTGGGACGGCACCGACGACAGCCAGGCCTACGTCACGCTGTGCGAGAACTACACCGGCACCGGTGGTACGCCGTACATTCCGCGGCCGCAGGCCCAGATCCGGGCCGTGTTCGACGGGCTGGAGCTGGTGGAGCCCGGTTTCACCAGCATCACCCAGTGGCGGACCGAGGCAGTCGAGGTCGGCGCGGCACAGCCGATCTCCGCGTACGGCGCCGTGGCCCGCAAGCCCTGATCGCCGGCACCGGCAGGCCGTCTCGGCCTGCCGGTGCTCAGGCCTGACCCGCCCGGCGCGCCGCGACACGGACCCACACCTGCGGATCCGTGCGCGGTCCCCCCGCGGTGTCCGCCCCGTAGCGCGCGACCTCGGCGGCGATGTCCAGTGGGCCGGTGAGCGCGGTGCCGGGCGCGAGCGCGTCCACGACGTGCTCGTCGGGGACCAGCCAGCACACCTCGAACTCGATGCCGTCGGGGTCCCGGGCGTAGAGGGCTTTGGTGGAGCCGTGATCGCTCGCGCCGGTGAGCGCGCCCGCCGCCGTCAGCCGCTCGCGCACCGCGGCGAGTTCGGACAGGGTGTCGACCTCCCAGGCCACGTGATAGAGCCCGACCGAGCCGGACGGCCCGGCCTGCGTACGCGCCTGGAACAGGCCCAGGTCGTGGTCGTTGGCCGAGCCCGGGTGCCGCAGGAACGCCCCGCCGGGGAAGCCTTCCGCCAATCGTTCGAATCCGAGTACGTCCTCGTAGAAGGCGATACTGCGCGGCAGATCCGCGACGAACAGCACGATGTGATTGATGCCCCGCATCCGCGGCGACCTCCTCGCTCGACGACACCCCGACCCGTCACGGTCTCACGGACCCGACGGGCGCGGAGCATCGGTGACCACCGAGCGGGACGCTGTGCTAGGACGCCACGTGCACGCCGTCGGCCGGCTCGGTGTCGCGATCGGCGGCGTCGGCGTGCAGACTCGCCGGACCCAGGCCCCTGCCGAGCCCGAGAACCAATGCGGCGCACCCGAGTCCGGAGAGCACGAAACCGGTGGCGAACAGCGCCGGATACCCGGCCAGCTCGCCGACGACCCCCGCGGCCATCCCGGCGACGCCCTGGACGACGACGATGGCACAGGCCAGCAGGGTGTAATCGCTGCCCGCGTGCTCGGATTCGGCGGCATCCATCATGAGCGCGAAGACGGCGACGGTCGCGGCCCCGCCGAAGACGTGCTCGGCCAGGCTCGCCGCGACCAGCAGCTCGAACCCGCCGAGACCGAGCGCCGCGACCAGATACAGGGCGATGCTCGCGGTTTGGGTGACACCGCCGATCAGCAGCGCGCGCCTGCGCCCGAACCGGTAGGCGAGCCAGCCACCGGCGGCCGCGCCCACCAGCGCCCCTGCCGAGGACAGCACGCCCTTGATCAGCGCGATCTGCCCCAGATCCAGGCCCGCGTCGGACAGGAACGGGCCGGTGAGCGCGGCCGCCATCGAGTCACCGAACTTGAACGCGCCGATCAACACGATGAACGCCAGGACGCCGGGCCGTCGCAGCCGGACCGACCAGGCGCCGAGCATGCGCAGCGGATGCGGGCGTGGCGGGCGGTCGGCGACCGGTTCGCGCAGCAGCCACACGGGCACCGTGGTCAGCAGGATCAGCGCCGCCATGGCCAGGAACAGCAGCCGCCAGCCGGAGACGGCGAACAGCCACAGCAGCACGCCACCACCGACGATCATGCCGATGCGATACGCGCCGACCTGAATCCCGTTGCCCAGCCCCCGCTCCCGCGGGCCGAGCAGCCGGACCGCGAGTCCGTCGGTGGCCACGTCCTGGGTCGCCGAGAGCAGGTTCACCACCACGATCCCGGCGAACAGCCAGCGCAGCGAGGACGACAGGTCGAGACAGGCCAGGACCGCGGCGACCGCGGCCGCGGCCAGCTGCAGCACCAGCAGCCAGGTGCGGCGCGTGCCGTACCGGTCGACATACGGCGCCCACAGGAACTTCAGCGCCCACGGCAGGAACAGCACCCCGGAGGCGCTGATCGCCACCAGCGAGTACCCCGATTCGCGCAGTACCACCGGCAGGGCCTGGGTGAAGAAGCCGAACGGCAGCCCCTGGGCGAAGTACAGCGACGACAACAGGGCCAGTGTGCCCGCCGTGAGCACCGCCGGGCGGGTGGTGGCGCTCACGGGCCGGTTGTCGCGGCGGACGCCATGCCGCTGAGCAGCCCGAGGCCGGGCGTGAGGGCACCGTCCTGACCGAGCGCCCGGAAGTCGGCTTCGACGTCGGCGAGCGCGAGCTTGCCCGCCCGCACCGCCCCGTAACGAACGTACGACCACAGGAACACATCGAGATTGTCGAAGCGGGTGCCGCCCTCGAGTACTTCCTCCTCGTGGAACCACACCGCGACCTGCCCGTTGGTGAGGACGGTGTAGAGGTTGCCGCCGCCGTCGGCGCCGATGGTGAACACGTCCTCGTCGGTCAGTTCGGTGGTGTAGTCCGCGTCCAGCAGGCCGCAGTCGTTGCCGGCGAAGTCGAAGGCGTACGACCAGTCGAAGATGTCGAGGAACTGCGGCAGCGTGCCGGAGCGGACCCGCCGGTCGAGCGCGGCCAGTGCCGTCGCGTCGGCCGGGGTGAGGCGGGCGAGAAACGGTGCCACCGGCCGTGTCCCGGCGGGCACGACGACAGGCTCCGCGTCGCCGAACCAGCGGGCGAGATCGGCGTCCAGATCACGATCGGTGTAGCCGACGAGGTCGGCGAGGGTGAGCGTCACGCGGGGAGTGTAGAAGGGACGGCCGACATCCGCGCGCCGTCACCGGTCGACCGGGTCGGTACCGTCCGGTGCGCAGGACGGGTCGTGGACGGCGAACAACCGGGTCAGCGCCGAGTGCAGCCCGCGCCGGGCGGTCGGGGTCAGGACGGCGAGGAATTCCTCCTGCACCTGTTCGAGTTCGGTGAGCGCGGTGCCGAGAACCCGTCGTCCCGCCTCGGTCGGGACCACCACCTGCCGGCGCCGGTCCGTGCCACGCTCGCGCACGGCCAGTCCGAGCCGCTCCAGCCGGTCGATCACCGCGACCATGGTCGTCCGGTCCAGCCCGGTCTCGCGGCACAGATCCTGCTGGGCGAACGTGCCGGTGCCCGCGTAGGCCAGGACCCGGAAATCCTTGCCGCGCAGCCCGTGCCGCTCCAGCGACCGTTCGACCGCGTCGCGCGCGGCGTCACCGACACGGAACAACAGGAAGGCGGGCGCCTGGGTGATCCGCTCCACCGGATTCGACTCTCGCATCCACCCATCCTAATCACGTACGCTGATCGTCAGCACTGCTGATGAATGGAGCTTGCCGTGCCCGCCGAGAAGGTCATCAAGATCGCCCTGGTCGTCCTGGGCGTGATCACCATGACTCCCGTCCTCGCCCTGGTCACCCCGGTGGCGCTGGAGTACTACGGACTCACCCAGCTGACTCCCATGGAGGCAGCCCTGCTGCGACATCGTGGTGTCCTGCAACTGGTGCTCGGCGCCGCGCTGGTGTGGGCCGCGTTCGCGCCCTGGGCCCGGGTGCCCGTCGCGCTGGCCGCGATCACCACCAAGTCCACGAATCTGGTACTCACCCTGACGGATCCGGTGACCCGTTCGGACGCGCCGCTGTTCAGCACCGTGTTCGACACCCTCGCCGTCGTCCTGCTGGCCGGGCTGGTCGTGCTCGGGCTGCGCGGATCCACCCGGCGGGCGGCAGCCTAGCTCGGCCGCGGGTTCCCGGACGGCGCGCTGCGTACGCTGGGCTCGTGCATGCCGAGATCGACCGGCTGGTCCGGGAACTCCCCCAGCTCACGGACTTTCGCGCACCCAACGCGCTGATCGAGGATCGGGTCGCGGTAGGCGATCTGGAGTTCGTGGTGGCGCTCGCCCAAGCCGTCGTTCCGACCGGGAACAACGGTGAGTACCTCGCGGACTACAGCCTGCGTTGCCTGCTCGCGGCTTCGGCGCCGGACCGGATCCCCGCGGCGTTGCGGGTGATCGCCGCGCTTCGGCCGCCGCACGGTCGCGCCCGGCGCATCGCGGCCCGGCTCGCGGAGACGCTGGACATCGAGGACGTGGTGACCGCCTTCGCGCAAGCCGGCTGGCCGGCCCGATCGCGGAGGAGCTACGGGCCTGTCTGCTCCACGAACTCGTCCTGCGCGACGTCCCGCTGGACGATCACGCGGTCCTGCGGCGGTGGGCGGCCTCCGCGCACTGGTCCCGGCATCCGCTGCGCGGATTGCCCCTGGAACGCACCGGCTTCGAGCAGAGCCTGGCCCTGCGCCGGTACGGCAAGACCGGGTCGTCGGTCGCCCTGCCGTTCACCATCGACGACACCCCCGCGCTGCGCAGGCACACTCGGCTGGCCATTCCTCGCGCCACCGAGACCACCCATCCCGCCGTGGTGGAACAGATCGAGCAGGCGGTCGAGAATTGGCGGCGAGAGTCCAACGGCCGAACCGAGTGCCGCACCTTCGCACTCAGCAGTTTCCCGGATCCCGCGACCGCCGCGGTCCTGCTCGAGACACTGCCGCTCGAGTGTTTGCGCGCACGCCACCCGTCGGCGACCGACCTCGTCGTCACCCCGTCGACGCCCGGGCGGGTGTGGTCGCGACTGTTCGCCGCCGCGGCCAACGGCGGCGCCTACAACTCCGGCACCGGCGGCGCCTACGGCCGTCTCGCCGCCTGGCGTTCACTCGGCGGGTTGTGTGGCGCCACGGAATTCGACTCCGTCGACGACATCCGTCGACGGGCCGAGGATTCGCACTGGTTCCTGTTCGAGGCCGATACCGCGTGGTTCGAGCACATCGCCTGGGATTTCGCGATTCTCGTCCTGACGCCCGAACCGGGACTGTCGGTCCTCGCCGTCACCGACACCGACTAGGCGAGGGCGGACGCCGCGCTCAGCGCTGGCGCCAGCTCAGCGGACCCGGCAGGTCGACGCTGTTCTTCCGGCTCCGCGAGTTCCAGCTCCACGGGCCGATCTTGATGCTCCAGGAGGACAGCCCGGACTGGGTGAAGTTGAGTTTGAGCGGGCCGATGGACTTGACCTGGCGGAACCTGATGGGCATTGCGCGCCTCCCTGAATCGCCCCCAGGATAGCCGATCGGGTTGGGCCGCACGCCTTTCAGCGCCGCCGGGACCGGGCCGATCGCCCTGTCATACCCGCTCGCTACCCTGACAGCTGCTGTCGCGCGATCCGCGCGGGGCGCCGCACCGATCCGGAGGAGGACCGTCCCATGTGGCCGACCGACTGGCCCGCGCCGGCCCGTGCGATCGCGAGCACCGTCGAGGCCGCGGTCGCCGCCGCACGCGCCACCGACGCACCGGTCTTCGACGAGACGGTCGCCGAGCTCGCCCAGTTGCCGTCCGACCAGGTGGACGCGGTGCTGGCGGCCGTGGTGCGCGAACTGCTGGAGACCGCGCATCCGGACGGTCTGACCGGTGACGATGTGCGCGATGTCCTGAACGCCGTGGTGCGCGGGGCGGCCGCCTGGCAGACGCGGCTCGACGCGACCGCCGTGGTCGGCGCGCTCACCGGGGCGCTGGGAATCGACGAGTCCGATCCGCACCACCCGCCGACCGGCCTGCAAGGTGCCGCGATCCTGCTGATCGACCACCTCGCCACCCGCACCCGGGTGCCCGTCACCGACGCGATCGGGCGAGCCGTCGCCGAGATCGCCCGCGCCGAGACCGTCGAGATGCCGTGAGCCTCACCAGCCCGCGGCGGTGAGCCGGTAGTCGGCTTCCAGGAGCAGCCATCCGCTGAGCTGGACCGAGAGATCGCGGTCGAGGTTCGCGGCCTCGGCGGTGGACGGCTTCGCGAACAGCAGGAAATTGCCCGGGCAGTCCCGGACCGCGACCGGGCGGGTCCAGTCGGCGCCGAAGAGCGGGAGCCCGTCCACTTCGGCCCGATGGTCCCAGGCCGCGCGCGCGGAGGTGCGCACGATCCGCGCGGCGGTGGCGTCGCCCAGGGCGAGGGCCGCTTCGGCGAGGTAGCGGGCGAGGATTCCCATGAACAGCCCCGAATCGTCACCGGCGGCCGCGATGATCACCCCGTCGCTGGTGAGCCGGTCCTCGGCCGCGGCGATGAGGGCGGCCGCCCGGTCGCGGTGGGTGGATTCGCCGGTCCGCAGGGCCAATTCGGTTTCCAATCCGATGGCCAGACCCTGGCAGTAGGTGTGCACGGTGTGGTCGACTCGCCCGTCGGGTTCGTGGACGCCGTCGAGGGTGAGACCGGTCGCGGGATCGTACAGGCGGGTGCGCAGGAACTCGGCGAGCTGTCCGGCCCGGGTGAGGTCGCCGAGCCGGGCCAGCGCGATGCCGGTGGGACCGACGGCCGGGGTGTTGTAGTAGCTGTCCCCGGACCGCCACGGCACCGCGCCGAGGTCCGGGTTCCAGCCCTCGAGCAGGGCGTCGCGTAGGTCGGTGATCGCGGTGCCGAACCGGATGCCGAGCAGCCGGTCGGCGCGTTCGAGGGTCAGCGCCAGCCAGGCCATGTCGTCGTAGTACCGGTTGGTCCAGCCGGTCAGGTTGCGGGTGCGGATGCCGCGGGCGATGGCGACGACCCGGTCGATCCGTTCGGCGGTGGGCGCGCGGGCCGCGGCGTCGACCGCGCAGTCGAGCAGATGCGCCTGCCACCAGTAGCACCAGCGGGTCAGCGACTGTTCCGCCACCGTGCCCGGCCACACCAGCGCGCCCAGCTGTCGGTGCGGCAGTCCCCACAGCGTGCGCAGGTGCCGTTCGACGATCGCCCGTTCGGCCAGGTCGGCGCGCTGCGCGGGCTGGGCGGGGCCGGTGGTGACCGCGCGGGTGATGAGGCCTGCGTCGGTGGGTTGTGCCAGCACCGAGAGCCCGACGGCCGCGCCCGCGAACAGTGCTCGCCGTCGGCTGATCCCCCGATTCCGGCGATCCATCCGCGCGAGCTCCTCTTCTCTGGACGACACCGTGGAGCGGGAACGGTATCGACGGCGCCTCGTGCCGGGGTGGCCGGTACTTGAACAGTTCCGGTGGCCCACGCGAACGTTACGGAACCTGGGTGCCGATCGGTTCAGTCGGCGCGCGAGAAGACCGCGACCAGGAAGTCCGCGTCCTCGGTGAAGGGACGCAGGTCCCACGTGGACAGCAGCAGGTCCACGCGGAGACCGGCGGCGTCGGCGTCGGCGAGGAACTCCGGGAACGCGTAGCCGCGGTCGGCGCCGAAGCCGATGATCGCGCGCCCGGCGGGGGCGAGGTGGCGGGCGAATCCGGTCAATACCGCACGCCGGGTGGACGGCGCCAGGAAGGTCATCACATTGCCCGCGCACACGACGACGTCGAAGCCGGCGTCGACACCGCGCGCGGGCAGATCCAGTTCGGCGAGATCACCGACCAGCCAGGTGGGTCCCGGGTAGTCGGCGCGAGCCGCCTCGATCAGTACCGGGTCGACGTCGACACCGACGACCGTGTGCCCGGCGGCGGAGAGGTAGCCTGCGGTCCGGCCCGCGCCGCACCCGGCGTCGAGGACGCGGCTGCCGCGGCCGAGCATGGCGTCCACCAGCCGGGCCTCGCCGACGATGTCCTCCCCGCTCGCGGCCAGAGTGCGGAATCGCTCGATGTACCAGGTGGAATGCGCCGGGTCGGCGGCGGTGAGCTCCTCCCATCGGCTGGGCGTGCGCTCGCTCATGCTTCCTCCTCGTCGCTCCCGGACACTCCCCCGACTGTAAGGGCTACCGAACCGGGCCAGACGTATTCGAACTCGGGCACCTCGAAGCCCTGCGGGAATACCGAGGTCTTCGCCCGCGTGCGCAGGCCGCCGTTGCGCTCGTAGAACGCGATCGCGGCGGTATTGCCCGCCAGCACCTCGAGATACAGGTCCCGGCCCGGACGCCGCTGCCGCGACCACTCGAGGGCCCGCCCCAACAGCGCGGTGCCGCGTCCTCGGCGTTTGCCGTCGGGCCGGACGTGCAGGTTGTCCAGCAGGGTCCGGCCGTCCGCGGCGGGTGTCAGATACACGAAGCCGTCGGGCCCGTCGGCACCGTCGGCGACGAACATCACCGAGCCCTCGGTGGGCTGTCCCAGCAGTTCGGCCCACCGGGCCCGGTGGTCCTCGGCGACCGGCCCGGCCAGGTAGTCGGCGGGCAAGAGCCCCCGGTACGCGGTGCGCCAGCTCGCGGTGTGCAGTGCGGCGATCGCGTCGGCGTCGTCGGGAACTCCAGTCCTGATGGTCATGACCTCACCCTAGGCACCGGCGGTCCGCGCGAGCGATCGATTTTCGGCCGGTCGTCGCGTTCAGTGTGCCGGGAGAACCTGGGTCAGGAAATCACGCTCGTCGGCCGCCGAGGCGAGCAGCAGGCTGAAGTGGTCGGCCCCGGGATACAGGGTCAGTCTGCTGACAGCTCCGGACTGTGCGAGTTGCTGCTGGAGCAGGATCGTGGTCGGCGCGGGCTGCACGGTGTCGGCTTCGCCCTGGAGCAGCAGGACGGGTCGCCGGTGGTCGGTGGTGGGGACGGTCAGGTAGTCCGACAGTGCCCCCGCCAGCGGCTGGTCGGCGAGGGGCCGCGTGAACAGGTCACCGACGGCACGGCCCGCGACAGCTTCTTCGAGGGCGCCGAGGCACCGCTCGCCGGCTCGGGCGACCGCGAGCATCTCCCGGCCGTGCACGCTCAGGTAGTCGGTGACGTGCACGTCGGGCCGGGCGTGGTCGAGTCCGGCCAGGATCATCACCAGCCGGGCGTGCAGGCCGTCGAGGCCGGGCATGACCGGGGTGCCGGGCCGACCCAGCGCGGTGATCGCCTCGACGACATTGCTGGTCGGGGCGTAGGCGAGGGTGCCGCGCAGGTCGAGCTCGGCGGCGTAGCCGGCCCACAGGTGCGCGGCGGCCAGCGCGGCCTGGCCGCCGATGGAATGACCCGCGGCGACGAAGGATCGGGACAGGGTCGGATCGACGGCGCCTGCCGCGCGCACGGCGTCGAGCACGGCGTGACCCGCCGCTCGCCACGCGAGGTATTCGTAGGTGCCCGGCCCGCCGAGGCCGATGTAGTCGGTGGCGGCGACCGCGTAGCCCTGGTCCAGATAGGCCCTCAGGTGCGGGGTCTCGTCGAAGGTGTCGGCGATGCCGCCGGTGAGATTGGGCGCGCAGCCCTCGGTCATGCCGCTGGTGCCGTGCGCCCACGACACCACGGGCCTGCCGCCCGCCGGTGGCTCCCCGGCGGGCACGAAGACACTCGCACCGCTGACCTGTGGTTCGCCGTTCTGTCCGGTGGTCCGGTAGACGACGCGGAATCCGGTGGCGGCGCCGGGAATCAGCTCCGGGCCGGTCAGCGCGCGGGAGGAGACGACGCCGCCCGCCCCGCCTCCGGCCGGCGGCGCGGCGGTGGCCGAGCCGGTCGACGCGGCCGCGAGCAGGACGAACAGTGTGGCCGAGACCAGGTATCGCATGATGGTTCCTTTCGGGGGCGGGTGGCGAGGTCAGTGGTGGGCGTGGGCGCCGCCGAAGGGTGTGCCGAATCCGGTGTAGCGGAGGAGCAGCATCATTCCCTTCTCGGCGTGGGGCAGGTTGTGGCAGTGGTTCATCCAGATGCCGGGGTTGGTGGCGCGGAAGGCGATCTCCCAGACCTCGCCGGGCCGCACGTCGAGGGAGTCGACCCACAGCGGGCTGCCCTGTGCGGGCCTGCCGTCGCGGGACAGGATGAGGACGGGATGGCCGTGCAGGTGCCAGGGGTGGGTGTCGAGGCTGCGGTTGACCACGGTGCAGTGGACGATGTCGCCCGCGCGCACCACCTGGTCGGGGATGGCGGGGTGGGCGCGCCCGTTGACGGTGTGCGCGTACGACGGTGTCCCGTTCACCCGGGCGATCCCGCGATCGAGCACCAGGGTGAACCGCCGATCGGGGGCGGGCAACCGCACGGGTCGCGCGGCGCCGTAGGTCAGCAGGTCGAGGTCTGGCCAGTTCCGGATTTCGGATCCAGCTGCCGGATGACTCTTCTCGGGGCCGAGCCGCGCCGCGGTGTCGCCGTTCAGCAGCACGATCACGCCGGCGGCGGGCATCGTGAACTCGAGGTCGTGGCGACCGCCGGCGGGCACGCGCAGCTGGACGCGGCCGACGGGTGCGGGCCCGTCGAGATCGCGTCCGTCGACGGCCACGACGCGGAAGTCGGTGCCGGCGAGGGCGAATCGGTGGGAGCCGGAATCGGTGTTGATCAGCCGCAGCCGCGTCACGGTGCCCGCGGGCACGTCGTGGTCGCCACCGCCGTCGAGCAACGGCGCGTGCCCGTCGAAGGTGTGCACCGACATCGTCAGATCGCGTGTGCCCGTCGGTGTCTCACGCGGCGTGACGATCAGATGGCCGTAGAGGCCGCGTCGCACACCGGGGTGGGAGGCGTGATGGGTGTGGTACCAGTAGGTTCCGGCCTGGTCGGCGCGGAAACGGTAGACGTGGCTGCCGCCGACCGGCACCGCGTCCTGGGTCACCCCCGCGGCGCCGTCCTCGGCGCAGGGCACGTCGTAGCCGTGCCAGTGCAGCGTCACCCCCGCGTCGATGTCGTGGTTCACCAGCTCGACCTCGACGAGGTCACCCTGCCGCGCCACGATCGCCGGGCCGGGGACCGTCCCGTCGAAGGTCCAGGCCGCGACATCGTCCGCGCCCACGCGCACGGTGGCCGTGCGTGCGGTGCGGACGTGCCTGCGCGTCACTCCCCCGGCCGCGGGTGTCTCGGGCCCGCGCAGTGTCTGCACCGACACCACCGGCCCACCGGCCTGTTCGGTTCCGGTCGCGTCGCGACGTAGCGACAGTCCGATGCCGCCGCCCGCGGCGCTCAGCACGGTGACCGCGCCGGCCAGGCCGAGCGCTCGTCGCCGGGGCATGCCGTCAGGCCGGGTGCCGGTCTCCGGCCGGTCGGCCGGCTCCCGCTCGGGGACAACGGGTTCCGTCAGGACCCGCCGAGTCAGCAGCGCGGCCGTGCCGATCACCGCGAGCGCGCCGAGCGCGGCCGCCGGGGTCAGCGGGTAGCCGATCAGGAACGACAGGACGAAGCTCGCCACCGCCGCGTACCCGGCGGTCGACAGGGCGGTCACCGTCGCGGCCTGCGCCAGGCCCGCGCCGCGGCCCGCGACCACCACCGCGACCACGGCGGCGACGCCGGTGACCGGCAGCCCGAACCAGACCTTCTCCTGGACGAACCACCATCCTCGGCCCGCCAGGACCGCCACCGGGACCGCCCGGACAATCGTCAGCGCCACAGCGACACTCAGCAGCGCGCCGATCAGCCGAGCGGACCGCCGCGCCACGAGACCGGCGGCACCGAACCACGCCAGGGCGCCCGCGACGGTCACCGCGTGGTCGAGCACGACCCACGCCGCGGTACTCATGACACCGGACGCGGCGCCGCGGACTGTTCGCGCGCCTGCCGCAGGAGCGCGCCGACCGTTCCCACGATGAGCATGCCGTTCACACCGTGCACCCCGAACAGCAGCGCACCGGAGTCGTCTCCGACCGCACCGGCGACTTCCTTGATCACCGACTGCAGCAACACCAGCGCGGCCACCAGACCCGCGGTCCCCGCTACGCGGGCGGGCATGCGTGCCACCGCCGCGACGAGCGCGACGACCAGCGCGAGCAGCAGGATGACGTTCCCCAGCGCCCGGTGCGGCGCGAACGCCTCCTCGGCCGGCGCGCTGTCGAACGCGCCCATCGCGGCGAGGAAGAACTGGACGACGACGGTGACCGTCAGCACCGCGGCCAGGACGGTGACGAGTTTCTTCATGCCACGAATCGTCGCGCCGAACAGGGGTTCTCCGCGTCCGGCAGCCGCGGTGACCTGCTACGCGGATCGACGTAGCCGGGGC
It encodes the following:
- a CDS encoding MBL fold metallo-hydrolase, with product MISRRTALVAGLGAGAVVAAGGRAGAGPADAALIAARSRFFGAENVDQASGATRPDRVIVSWFGCTSFAVSLGGTVVLLDAWVPRGASSGYVPTSREEVAALRPVAILIGHGHFDHAADAGFLARESGAMVYGTAEHCRAIRAQAAGSEIACAELGSAQSPTGESYERTLDGTVSMTVVRHLHSTMTAPDRSQAGSAPFFPIPDLSGIAQHPPTPADLCDTVAHLGDEEGGSLLYQLRIRDFALTWHDTSGPLADRAPHVLEHLAALPPTDLHLGAIQGFNQLTNGLRDPRTYVEALRPRIFAPSHHDNWLPVLTTPGDRYTAALSAELDRIPATARPELIMLRDPDNYLNPARLTFPI
- a CDS encoding SAM-dependent methyltransferase produces the protein MADVHTPVIRTDIPHSARIWNYWMGGKDHYEIDKVAGDAGLAVDPEIATMAVQSRQFLIRAVRYLARERGIRQFLDIGTGLPTMQNTHEVAQGVTPDARIVYVDNDPLVLTHARALLTSTTPEGVTTYIDADFHEPERIVADARNVLNFNEPIAVMFMGVLGHARTYEDLLRIVRTVIGEVPSGSYLIMWDGTDDSQAYVTLCENYTGTGGTPYIPRPQAQIRAVFDGLELVEPGFTSITQWRTEAVEVGAAQPISAYGAVARKP
- a CDS encoding VOC family protein yields the protein MRGINHIVLFVADLPRSIAFYEDVLGFERLAEGFPGGAFLRHPGSANDHDLGLFQARTQAGPSGSVGLYHVAWEVDTLSELAAVRERLTAAGALTGASDHGSTKALYARDPDGIEFEVCWLVPDEHVVDALAPGTALTGPLDIAAEVARYGADTAGGPRTDPQVWVRVAARRAGQA
- a CDS encoding MFS transporter; amino-acid sequence: MSATTRPAVLTAGTLALLSSLYFAQGLPFGFFTQALPVVLRESGYSLVAISASGVLFLPWALKFLWAPYVDRYGTRRTWLLVLQLAAAAVAAVLACLDLSSSLRWLFAGIVVVNLLSATQDVATDGLAVRLLGPRERGLGNGIQVGAYRIGMIVGGGVLLWLFAVSGWRLLFLAMAALILLTTVPVWLLREPVADRPPRPHPLRMLGAWSVRLRRPGVLAFIVLIGAFKFGDSMAAALTGPFLSDAGLDLGQIALIKGVLSSAGALVGAAAGGWLAYRFGRRRALLIGGVTQTASIALYLVAALGLGGFELLVAASLAEHVFGGAATVAVFALMMDAAESEHAGSDYTLLACAIVVVQGVAGMAAGVVGELAGYPALFATGFVLSGLGCAALVLGLGRGLGPASLHADAADRDTEPADGVHVAS
- a CDS encoding MarR family winged helix-turn-helix transcriptional regulator, producing MRESNPVERITQAPAFLLFRVGDAARDAVERSLERHGLRGKDFRVLAYAGTGTFAQQDLCRETGLDRTTMVAVIDRLERLGLAVRERGTDRRRQVVVPTEAGRRVLGTALTELEQVQEEFLAVLTPTARRGLHSALTRLFAVHDPSCAPDGTDPVDR
- a CDS encoding DUF6183 family protein, with the translated sequence MDDHAVLRRWAASAHWSRHPLRGLPLERTGFEQSLALRRYGKTGSSVALPFTIDDTPALRRHTRLAIPRATETTHPAVVEQIEQAVENWRRESNGRTECRTFALSSFPDPATAAVLLETLPLECLRARHPSATDLVVTPSTPGRVWSRLFAAAANGGAYNSGTGGAYGRLAAWRSLGGLCGATEFDSVDDIRRRAEDSHWFLFEADTAWFEHIAWDFAILVLTPEPGLSVLAVTDTD
- a CDS encoding DUF4236 domain-containing protein; amino-acid sequence: MPIRFRQVKSIGPLKLNFTQSGLSSWSIKIGPWSWNSRSRKNSVDLPGPLSWRQR
- a CDS encoding glycoside hydrolase family 76 protein, producing MDRRNRGISRRRALFAGAAVGLSVLAQPTDAGLITRAVTTGPAQPAQRADLAERAIVERHLRTLWGLPHRQLGALVWPGTVAEQSLTRWCYWWQAHLLDCAVDAAARAPTAERIDRVVAIARGIRTRNLTGWTNRYYDDMAWLALTLERADRLLGIRFGTAITDLRDALLEGWNPDLGAVPWRSGDSYYNTPAVGPTGIALARLGDLTRAGQLAEFLRTRLYDPATGLTLDGVHEPDGRVDHTVHTYCQGLAIGLETELALRTGESTHRDRAAALIAAAEDRLTSDGVIIAAAGDDSGLFMGILARYLAEAALALGDATAARIVRTSARAAWDHRAEVDGLPLFGADWTRPVAVRDCPGNFLLFAKPSTAEAANLDRDLSVQLSGWLLLEADYRLTAAGW